The Ochrobactrum sp. BTU1 genome includes a region encoding these proteins:
- a CDS encoding ABC transporter substrate-binding protein — protein sequence MSRLRSTFAGIATVLLAGSAFCFPAQAQTITAVMEGLRVLDPVITTAHITRNHAYMIYDVLVAVDDKFRPQPQMASWTVSDDNKTYAFTLRDGLKFHDGAPVTAADVVASLKRWGQRDSGGQTIFKLTDSLEAKDDKTIVWTLSKPFPPLLDTIAKQSALPPFIMPARIAATPADTAITEYIGSGPFKFVTEKFQPGVSATYVKFEDYVPRDEPPSWMAGGKKANVDEVNWVTMADSQTAVNAIMSGEVDFIDQVPVDLLPILETSDDVAIELRDDLGYQAIGRMNFKHPPFDNKKVRQAALMALSQKDFLANIVGNPEYYKVCGAIFGCGTPLGDETGGETLINGGDIEGAKKLLAESGYDGTPVVILQPTDVRVIASQPVVAAQALRAAGFKVDLQPMDWQSVVTRRANQGKPSEGGWNMFFTNWIVPEVDNPLISPMLNGRGDQAWFGWPKDDEIEALRGEFIDAKTPEQRKEIAKKIQIHAMDNVSYLPLGQFYSPHARRKVLEDMVMSPVQVFWNVKKVE from the coding sequence ATGAGCCGCTTGCGGTCAACTTTTGCAGGCATCGCAACCGTTTTGCTCGCTGGTTCGGCATTTTGCTTTCCAGCTCAGGCGCAGACAATCACGGCCGTCATGGAAGGACTACGTGTCCTTGATCCGGTGATTACCACCGCGCATATTACGCGTAACCATGCCTATATGATTTATGACGTGCTGGTCGCCGTTGATGACAAATTTCGGCCGCAGCCACAGATGGCAAGCTGGACAGTCTCCGACGACAACAAGACCTACGCATTTACGCTGCGCGACGGCCTGAAATTTCATGACGGCGCGCCGGTAACGGCTGCGGATGTGGTTGCCTCGCTCAAGCGTTGGGGACAGCGCGATTCTGGCGGCCAAACAATTTTTAAGCTCACAGACAGCCTTGAAGCAAAAGACGACAAGACGATTGTATGGACGCTGAGCAAACCATTCCCTCCACTTCTCGACACTATTGCGAAACAGTCCGCCCTGCCTCCGTTCATAATGCCTGCACGCATCGCAGCAACGCCTGCTGATACCGCAATCACAGAATATATTGGCTCCGGCCCATTCAAATTTGTTACCGAAAAATTCCAGCCGGGCGTTAGTGCCACTTATGTGAAATTTGAAGACTACGTGCCGCGTGACGAGCCACCAAGCTGGATGGCCGGTGGCAAGAAGGCCAATGTTGACGAAGTAAACTGGGTCACAATGGCTGACTCGCAGACGGCAGTTAACGCAATCATGTCTGGCGAAGTTGACTTCATCGATCAGGTTCCTGTTGATCTGCTGCCAATCCTCGAAACAAGCGATGACGTCGCTATCGAATTGCGTGATGATCTGGGCTATCAGGCCATTGGCCGAATGAACTTCAAACATCCTCCTTTTGATAACAAGAAAGTCCGTCAGGCAGCGCTTATGGCTCTGAGCCAGAAAGATTTCCTCGCAAACATCGTCGGCAATCCTGAGTACTACAAAGTTTGCGGAGCAATATTTGGTTGTGGCACACCTTTGGGTGATGAAACCGGCGGCGAAACGCTGATCAATGGCGGCGATATTGAAGGCGCAAAAAAGCTCCTTGCTGAATCCGGCTATGACGGCACGCCTGTTGTTATTCTTCAGCCAACCGATGTTCGTGTGATTGCATCGCAGCCAGTTGTTGCAGCACAAGCATTACGCGCAGCAGGCTTTAAAGTCGATCTGCAGCCAATGGATTGGCAGTCTGTCGTAACGCGACGCGCCAATCAGGGCAAGCCAAGCGAAGGGGGCTGGAACATGTTCTTTACGAACTGGATCGTTCCAGAAGTCGACAATCCGCTGATTAGCCCAATGCTGAACGGTCGGGGCGATCAGGCATGGTTCGGATGGCCAAAGGATGATGAAATCGAAGCTCTGCGTGGAGAATTCATCGATGCAAAGACACCTGAACAGCGCAAGGAAATCGCCAAGAAAATCCAGATTCATGCGATGGACAATGTGAGCTATTTGCCGCTCGGCCAGTTCTATTCTCCGCATGCCCGCCGCAAGGTGCTGGAAGACATGGTTATGTCTCCGGTACAGGTATTCTGGAACGTTAAAAAAGTCGAATAG
- a CDS encoding IclR family transcriptional regulator — protein MRDVERVEYGVRPVSDADEKDPLFVSAIARAMQVLSAFHGTSKPLTLNEIAKICGMGKSTVQRIVHTLRQQGYIERDPNDRGYVPGVRILDHTLDYLRLNSVIVRALPSLLELRRDASERVDLSVRDDLRLVYALRLQSKREAFFATLIGNSVPLYCTSGGRAVMAQLSDDEVNEIIQRSNRRKFTPRTITEPQEIWDKIHEARENGYALASEEVLQGEIAIGAAIRGPEGRPVAAIHIGGSLSEWNRDNFVGHFAPLVLAAAGSINRF, from the coding sequence ATGCGCGACGTTGAGAGAGTGGAATATGGTGTTCGTCCGGTGTCTGATGCGGATGAAAAAGACCCGCTTTTTGTCTCCGCGATAGCGCGCGCGATGCAGGTTTTGTCAGCGTTTCATGGCACCAGTAAGCCATTGACTCTCAACGAGATTGCAAAAATATGCGGCATGGGGAAAAGCACTGTGCAGCGCATTGTTCACACACTTCGGCAACAGGGATATATTGAACGCGATCCCAATGACCGTGGTTATGTTCCCGGCGTTCGTATTCTTGATCACACGCTGGATTATCTCCGCTTGAACTCTGTTATTGTTCGTGCGCTTCCGTCTCTTCTTGAACTGCGACGCGATGCGAGTGAGCGGGTTGATTTGAGCGTGCGAGACGATCTTCGTTTGGTTTATGCTCTCCGATTACAAAGTAAGCGGGAAGCATTTTTCGCAACGCTCATTGGCAACAGCGTGCCGCTCTATTGTACATCAGGTGGTCGAGCAGTTATGGCACAACTCAGCGATGATGAAGTAAACGAAATTATTCAACGTTCTAATCGACGCAAATTTACACCGCGTACCATTACAGAGCCCCAAGAAATCTGGGACAAAATTCACGAAGCTCGCGAAAACGGTTATGCTCTTGCTTCTGAAGAAGTTCTTCAGGGGGAAATCGCTATTGGCGCAGCGATACGCGGTCCCGAAGGGCGTCCAGTAGCAGCCATACACATAGGCGGTTCTTTAAGTGAATGGAACAGAGACAACTTCGTTGGTCATTTCGCGCCATTGGTATTGGCTGCAGCAGGAAGTATAAATCGCTTTTAG
- a CDS encoding amino acid synthesis family protein — MALEIRKISTSIEETLIEGGKLAARPVNIVVVSAVIRNPWAGRGFVENLRPEIIDIAEELSQTMTKRILQLMPAEKVEACGKAAAVGINGEIEHASAVIHTLRFGNPFRNAIGGTNYLEFANTRNAPGALMSLPMMHKSENGKRSHFLTANFMVADAPGSDEILVSLGVSDNGRAHARIADRFQDIAEMEAEALLQP; from the coding sequence ATGGCACTGGAAATCAGGAAAATCAGCACCTCCATCGAAGAGACATTGATTGAAGGTGGCAAGCTTGCAGCCCGTCCGGTCAATATCGTCGTGGTGTCCGCAGTAATTCGCAATCCATGGGCGGGACGAGGTTTCGTTGAAAACTTGCGGCCAGAAATTATCGATATTGCAGAAGAGCTGAGCCAGACTATGACTAAGCGCATCCTGCAGCTTATGCCCGCCGAAAAGGTCGAGGCATGCGGCAAGGCTGCGGCAGTTGGGATCAACGGCGAGATTGAACATGCCTCAGCGGTCATTCATACGCTGCGATTTGGCAATCCTTTCCGCAACGCGATCGGCGGTACAAACTATCTGGAATTCGCCAACACGCGCAACGCACCGGGTGCATTGATGTCACTGCCCATGATGCACAAGAGCGAGAACGGCAAACGATCTCATTTCCTGACAGCGAATTTTATGGTTGCGGATGCCCCTGGGTCAGATGAAATTCTGGTCTCCCTGGGAGTTTCCGACAATGGACGCGCTCATGCGCGCATTGCTGACCGTTTTCAGGATATTGCAGAGATGGAAGCTGAAGCGCTTCTCCAACCGTGA
- a CDS encoding helix-turn-helix domain-containing protein, which produces MNRTLQILSLRAVASQINSGDDIETVLQDLIEAACQHANWTLGSIMGIDAAHGYAHVIVRHDPTLIERQLPDRWELATSPSLMALQRNEPVYIRDARQSDEFPGYRAEAFERDYRTVLVMPMNCLDSDGRPMVLSVISRQLTEVTQDDLAFLGTIIHLGAMAVEREHRHQVEKRAARRLENALKAHTSLLEHVLSDGSVGSLAAMVGTLLPNPTIVIDFTTNQIIAGASPNEALFEKIAWQDAVSTAFARPLMKTARDAIERGSVESVSFFLDDGQKRMTIAARVEALMVDKQLVGALILFPTSREFSDLDLLMLDSAKFALSVEMMRSFIRFRFETRTQTELFFEVVEARWRNASDVSQRAQRLGLNFSTARQMLLIDFPEKTKAFGGASIDIEHILSRIMQKAGIEANLIAIEGGAVCLLPFDGSKRQERTTKLAQRIAEELGRYFDEKPIVVSGNRCAGLADYPVAWERCNRMVRIGRAFGLTGALSAQDFGPLPMLVAASEAVDVRGFVHDSVGAIAEHDRENGTPYLETLSTFLQEGCRSQACADTMGLHVTTLRYRLTRIQELFGINVETPEKRFAIELAIRLYGVINNQFSARKQSEAEPSTI; this is translated from the coding sequence TTGAATCGTACTCTACAGATTTTGTCACTGCGGGCCGTTGCCAGCCAGATCAACAGCGGCGACGACATCGAGACCGTTCTGCAAGATTTGATCGAAGCCGCTTGCCAGCATGCCAACTGGACGCTGGGTTCTATCATGGGCATCGATGCCGCACATGGCTATGCGCATGTGATCGTGCGGCATGATCCGACACTGATTGAACGCCAGTTGCCCGATCGGTGGGAGCTGGCAACCAGCCCCTCTCTGATGGCGTTACAGCGCAACGAACCGGTCTATATTCGTGATGCACGTCAGTCGGATGAGTTTCCGGGATACAGGGCGGAGGCCTTTGAGCGCGACTATCGAACCGTTCTCGTGATGCCCATGAATTGTCTAGACAGCGACGGGCGACCGATGGTGCTCAGTGTTATTTCACGACAACTCACCGAGGTCACACAGGATGATCTCGCCTTTCTGGGAACGATTATTCATCTTGGTGCAATGGCGGTCGAGAGGGAACATCGACACCAAGTAGAAAAGCGTGCGGCGCGGCGTCTCGAGAACGCGCTCAAAGCGCATACGTCCCTGCTGGAGCATGTCCTGAGTGATGGTTCGGTAGGCTCACTTGCCGCCATGGTCGGTACGCTTTTGCCCAATCCGACAATCGTCATTGATTTTACCACCAATCAAATCATCGCAGGTGCATCGCCCAACGAAGCGCTGTTTGAAAAGATTGCGTGGCAGGATGCCGTTTCGACCGCTTTTGCAAGGCCGCTGATGAAAACGGCTCGTGATGCTATCGAGCGAGGCTCGGTGGAATCTGTCAGCTTTTTCCTGGATGATGGTCAGAAACGCATGACCATTGCTGCGCGCGTGGAAGCATTGATGGTCGACAAGCAACTGGTTGGAGCGTTGATCCTGTTTCCAACATCGAGGGAGTTCAGCGACCTTGATCTGCTGATGCTTGATAGTGCAAAATTTGCACTGAGTGTAGAAATGATGCGCAGTTTCATACGTTTTCGGTTTGAAACGCGCACCCAGACCGAACTGTTTTTTGAAGTGGTCGAGGCCCGCTGGCGCAATGCGAGTGATGTTTCGCAAAGGGCTCAGAGGCTTGGGCTCAATTTCTCGACCGCGCGACAGATGCTCCTCATCGATTTTCCGGAAAAAACCAAGGCGTTTGGCGGGGCATCCATTGATATCGAACATATTCTGTCACGCATCATGCAGAAGGCAGGCATTGAGGCCAATCTGATCGCAATCGAAGGTGGTGCTGTTTGTCTTCTTCCGTTTGATGGAAGCAAGCGACAGGAACGGACTACCAAACTAGCCCAGCGCATAGCCGAAGAACTTGGACGCTACTTCGATGAGAAACCGATTGTGGTCAGCGGCAATCGCTGTGCGGGGTTGGCCGATTATCCAGTTGCGTGGGAACGCTGCAACCGCATGGTGCGGATCGGCCGTGCGTTCGGATTGACAGGGGCATTGTCGGCCCAGGATTTCGGACCTTTGCCGATGCTTGTTGCAGCTTCGGAAGCGGTTGATGTGCGTGGATTTGTGCATGATAGTGTTGGAGCTATCGCCGAACATGATCGCGAAAACGGTACACCTTATCTCGAAACACTTTCGACCTTTCTGCAAGAAGGATGTCGCAGTCAGGCCTGTGCCGACACGATGGGGCTTCACGTTACAACATTGCGTTATCGTCTCACGCGGATACAGGAACTGTTTGGCATCAATGTCGAGACACCTGAAAAGCGCTTTGCCATAGAACTGGCAATTCGGCTGTATGGTGTCATCAACAACCAGTTTTCTGCACGCAAACAATCAGAAGCCGAGCCGTCTACGATCTGA
- a CDS encoding flavin reductase — protein sequence MVEMATLNDAPIDPIALRRAFGTFVTGVTVITTRSADGSPRGMTANSFTSVSLDPPLLLVCVAKSASSYGAFTDAGCFAVNILHEGQVDVSNVFASKSPDKFQSVNHDRVHTGAPVLTDSLTWFDCTAVNAVDAGDHAILIGQVRAFGTSPLAPLGFCRGRYASVKDPLPNGWLASLGMIIGYLIEAEPGLLLRSNGKGGWVLPSAHRRKADSQLVVEGGEALRLLPENTFLYSVFDVADSDPGYLVYRARLADDSCAKLPNDLQFFPINEIPYDQIATHELRSMLRRYVRERQEQRFGIYMDSDDGGRIAMIDGEARAWMKNSHE from the coding sequence ATGGTTGAAATGGCGACCTTAAACGACGCACCGATTGATCCGATTGCACTGCGTCGCGCCTTTGGCACTTTCGTGACCGGCGTCACTGTCATAACCACGCGCAGCGCCGATGGCTCGCCACGCGGAATGACTGCAAATTCGTTCACATCCGTTTCGCTTGATCCGCCCTTGCTGCTTGTCTGTGTCGCGAAATCCGCGTCGAGCTATGGCGCTTTTACCGATGCAGGGTGTTTTGCGGTCAATATTCTGCATGAGGGGCAGGTTGATGTCTCGAATGTCTTCGCATCCAAATCCCCTGACAAATTTCAATCCGTCAATCATGATCGCGTTCACACCGGTGCGCCGGTTCTGACCGACAGCCTGACATGGTTTGATTGCACAGCGGTCAACGCAGTCGATGCTGGCGACCACGCAATTCTGATCGGTCAGGTACGGGCTTTTGGCACCAGTCCGTTGGCACCACTTGGTTTTTGTCGCGGACGCTATGCTAGCGTGAAAGACCCGTTGCCGAACGGCTGGCTCGCATCGCTCGGTATGATTATCGGCTATCTCATTGAAGCGGAACCGGGCTTGCTTCTGCGGTCGAATGGAAAGGGTGGCTGGGTATTGCCGAGCGCACATCGTCGAAAGGCGGATAGCCAGCTTGTCGTTGAAGGCGGCGAAGCCCTGCGCCTCCTGCCCGAAAATACGTTCCTTTATTCCGTTTTTGACGTTGCTGACAGCGACCCCGGCTATTTGGTCTATCGTGCGCGCCTTGCCGACGATAGCTGCGCGAAGCTGCCCAATGACCTGCAATTCTTCCCTATTAATGAAATCCCTTACGACCAGATTGCCACGCATGAATTGCGCTCGATGCTCCGCCGTTACGTGCGTGAGCGTCAGGAACAGCGCTTCGGCATTTATATGGATTCCGATGATGGCGGACGCATCGCGATGATCGATGGCGAGGCCCGCGCCTGGATGAAGAACTCACACGAATAG